The DNA sequence GACGCCAGCGAGACGATGATGGCGCGCTGCTCGTCCGTCAGAATACGCGCGTCCTGTTCACGGCGACGCTGATATTCCTCGTTAGCCTCAGTCAGTGCTCGCAGCTTATGGTTCCAGTCAGCCTCAAGTGAGTCGGCAACCAGGCGGTTCTCCGGATCGCAGCGCATGTAGCGGCGCTGCGCCAGATCAGCTTCATACTGGGCGCGCTCCACCTGCTTGTGACGCAGACAGTCGGCCTCTTCGATGCGGGACTGGAGTTCGTGCTGCACCGCCAGGCTTACCTCAATGGCAAGCGGATTGAGCGCCTCGACGAGCAGCTCGCCAATGGCCTCGTCGATGGCAGCCCCGTGGATGCGCTGGCAGACCGGTTCGGCCTGCTCAATGCCTTCGCGCTGGCAGATGTACTCGGGACACAGGCGGCCCTGGCGGCTGTGGTAACGAACCGTCATGCGGTTCCCGCATCGACCACAGACCACGACTCCCTGAAGAAGTGCTGGACCCTCACGCGGCGCGCTTCGGCGCCGGTCGGCTCCGATCGCCTGTGCGCTCTCATGCAAACGCTTCTGATTCTGCTCATACTCTTCCCAGGACAGATAACCGGCATGGGCGCCCGGAATCAGCGTATCCCACTGGTCCCGCGGGGCGCGAACCACACGCGTGCGTCCATCGACTGTCTTGCGTGAATGGGTGCGGCCATAGACGAATGCGCCGGCATACCTTGGGTTGTGGAGAATGCGCACTACCTGGCTGTGTCCGAGGCTGCTCCACAGCAATTCGCCCTTGTGCGGACCTTTGCAGCACCGTCGCGGAAACGCCAGCTCGAGATGATGCGCGGCGCGCGCGGTAGCCATCGCCGATCCCGTACCTCGGAAGGTGTCGAACAGCCACCTCAGGCAGTGCTGGACCTGCTGGTCCGGATCGAGAACGACCGCGCCCGCGGCGTTGTACACGAAGCCGACGGGCAGGCGCATCTGCAGTTCACCGCGCCTCGCCTTGCTTAGGATTCCTCCTTGAAGGCGCGCCCGCAGCACGTGCAATTCGGCCTCGCTCATGGTGCCCTTGAGCCCCAATAACAGCCGGTCGTTGAAGTGAGCAGGATCGTATACGCCATCCTCGTCAAGGATCAATGTGTCGGTGATTGCGCAGATCTCGAGCAGCCGATGCCAGTCGGCGGAGTTGCGCGCCAGGCGCGACACCTCCAGGCCGAGCACGATGCCGGCATGACCCACGCCAACTTCGGCGACCAGACGCTGGAATCCCTCGCGGTCTGCCGATGACGCGCCGGACTGGCCGAGGTCGCTATCGATCACAATAATGCGGTCCTCGGACCAACCCAGGGCGACCGCCCGTTGGCGCAGCGCATATTGGCGCTTGGTGCTCTCGGTGTTCTCGAACACCTGACGCAATGTGGACTGCCGGATATACAGATAGGCGTTGCGCTTCAGGTGGCTCGCCTGGACTTTCTGGTGAGGATCGCTCTTCATGCTGTTGCCTCCTGACGCCCGTATAGAAGCATTGAAGCCAGAATCATCGCCGCCTCCTGATGCAGCGTGAGGGGGATGATCTCTGCTTCACCCGGCGGCGGCCGCCGTACAACCGTAGTCGCGCACTGGGCCCATGCCTGCATCCACGCTCTCATGCCGCTGCGCATCAACAGCACAAGGCCCTGGCCACGAGGAATCTCGCACGGCAGTCCAAGTGCCTGTTGCCTCAGATCCTCATAACGCGAGATCAGTCCGTCATTGCACGCACGGTCCGGAGTGGGCACGGACGGTTTCGTTACGGTTTTTTTTGGCGCAGAAACTGTCGTTCGATACTGCGCGGATGAACCTGGACGCCGAAGTTCTGGTGCACCAGGCTGGCCAGTCGCTCCGCTCGCACCGTCGGCTCGGCAACTCGCGCCCGATTCAGAAACTCCATCACCGCCGGCGTCAACTTGTGGCCGCTGCGCGGCCCGGTCTTCTGCGGAATCAACCCGGCGAGTCCACCCTGCTCGAAGGCCGCCTGAGCTTGATAGAACGACGGCCGGGAGAAGCCGAAGGCCCTGGCTGCCTCGCTGATCGGGCGCCTGTCCACATGCACCGCGCGCAGCATCTCGTACTTGACCTGCAGCAGATCGTGGGGATCGAAGAACTCTTCGTCCTGAAACAGCGGATGCGTCACGGCATCGGGGCGCGGATTGAAGCTCGCCTGCTGCCGCAGCGCACGGTGCTTGTCCTCTTTGCGTCGGTCTGTCGCCATGCGCGAACTCCGGGGAGGGCGGTCAACTCAGTGTAAATATAATTATGTACCATATTTATGAAGATGCAAGTTAAATATCCGGGAATAAAGCCAATAAAGGACGACGAATTCGACTTACGAGCTCACCATGAATGCGCTATCCGGCATAATTTAATTTACATATGCGGCGTATTTGGCTTTACACGTGCTCGTGTTGTTCATGGCTCCAGCGTCGCGATCAAACGCCCCAGTTCAAGCAGCTCCTCCACGCGAAACAAGGCGCGCCCGGCAGCGATAACGTTGAATGGGTCCTCGCCGACGACGCTCGTCCAGCTGGCGGGCAGCGCCCGCAGTCGGCCATTCGCGTCGTGAAACCAAACCCTGTCCTCATGCCAGTTCTGGGCGTGAAGGACCAGTTCGAATTCTTGCAAACGAAGGGGATGGTACGGATGAGTTACCTGAAAACGTCGGCTTCCAGCGTCACTCATGGGCGCAGTTGTCTGCGGACTCCAATGCGCCGATGGAAAGCTTCTGGGGGTCGCTCAAAAACGAACTCGTGCATCACCGCCGGTTCACGACGCGCGCCGAGGCCCGGCAGGCCATCACCGAATACATCGAGATCTTCTACAACCGGCAACGCAAGCAAGCCCGTCTTGACTATCTGTCGCCTGCTGCTTTCGTGCAGCGATTTTATAAAACGCGACTCGCGGCTTAACCCATTGCTCTCCACTATTGACGACCGACCTCAAAGAGTATGAGCAGAATCAGAAGCGTTTGCATGAGAGCGCACAGGCGATCGGAGCCGACCGGCGCCGAAGCGCGCCGCGTGAGGGTCCAGCACTTCTTCAGGGAGTCGTGGTCTGTGGTCGATGCGGGAACCGCATGACGGTTCGTTACCACAGCCGCCAGGGCCGCCTGTGTCCCGAGTACATCTGCCAGCGCGAAGGCATTGAGCAGGCCGAACCGGTCTGCCAGCGCATCCACGGGGCTGCCATCGACGAGGCCATTGGCGAGCTGCTCGTCGAGGCGCTCAATCCGCTTGCCATTGAGGTAAGCCTGGCGGTGCAGCACGAACTCCAGTCCCGCATCGAAGAGGCCGACTGTCTGCGTCACAAGCAGGTGGAGCGCGCCCAGTATGAAGCTGATCTGGCGCAGCGCCGCTACATGCGCTGCGATCCGGAGAACCGCCTGGTTGCCGACTCACTTGAGGCTGACTGGAACCATAAGCTGCGAGCACTGACTGAGGCTAACGAGGAATATCAGCGTCGCCGTGAACAGGACGCGCGTATTCTGACGGACGAGCAGCGCGCCATCATCGTCTCGCTGGCGTCCAACTTCCCCCGGCTGTGGCGTGATCCCGCCACGCCCGACCGGGAACGCAAACGCATGATCAGGCTGCTTCTGGAAGACGTCACCCTGAACCGGGGCCAGCACGTTACCGCACAGATCCGTTTCAAGGGCGGCGCTCACCGGACCCTCAAGCTGCCCTTGCCGCTAAAATCATGGCAGCAATGGGTCACACCCGCCGCAGTGATCGAGGAGATTGATGAGCTGCTCAATCACCATACTGTCCTGCAGATCGCGAATATCCTGAACGAACGTGGCGTCCCGTCGGGCACGGGTAGGCCCTTCAATGCAAAAATGGTCGCACGCGTGCAGCGCAACTACTGTCTGAAGCCACGCTATGATCGGTTGCGCGAAGCGGGTCTCCTAACGCTGCAGGAGATGGCCGAAGCGCTGCATATCACGCCGTACCACGTGAAGATATGGAACCGTCGCGGGCTCATCCGTGGTCACGCATACAGCGACAAGAACGAGTGTTTGTATGAGCCACCCGGCAACGATCCGCCCCGAAAAGCACAGGGCATTAAGCTGTCCTGCCGGCGCCGCGTTCCCGAAATCGTATCTGATCGCCTCAAGGAGGTGTAGTGTGAAGCGCAAGCCTTGTCCCAACAATTTCCTTTGCGACTCATCGAACACGTCATCCCGTACTCGGCAAGTTTCGCCTGAAAGGCATGACTAGCGTACTGGCTGCCACGATCCGAATGGTACAGCGCGCCCGGGGCCGGTTTGCGCCGGAACCATGCCATTGTCAGCGCGTCGATCACCAAGTCGGTGGTCATGTTCGCCTTGATCGACCAGCCAACAACCTCACGGTTGAACAGGTCCAGTACGATCGCCAGATACAGCCAGCCCTCGTCGGTCCAGATATACGTGATGTCCGAAGTGAAGACCTGGTTAGGTGCATCTGTCGTGAAGTTTCTGTCGAGCAAATTGGGGGCGATCGGCAGCTTGTGCTTCGAATCCGTGGTGACCTTGTAGCGACGCTTATGGCGCGCACGGATGTTGTTCTCCCGCATCAGCCGCTCAACCCGTTCTTTGCCCGCCGGAAATCCACGCGCACGAATTTCTATCGTCATGCGGGGCGATCCGTAGGCACCTTTCACCTCAGCATGGACCGACCGAATCAGGGCCAACAACTGAATATCAGTCAGCCGTTTGCGCTGCGGCATGCCGCCACGCTTCCAACTGCGGTAGCCACTGAAGCTCACCTCCAAGACTTCGCACAGCGCCAACACCGGATAGCTGTGGAGCTGCGAATCAAGCCCGGCATACTTCACAGCAGTTCCCTCGCGAAGTATGCCGCCGCTTTTTTTGTGATCTCCAGCTCCATCGTCAGCCGCTTGTTCTCTGCACGCAAACGCGACAATTCCATCTGCTCCGGCGTGATGACCTTGGTCCCCGGACCGTTCAGCGTTCCCGCGTCATGCGCTTTCACCCAATTACGCAGCGTCTGATGTGAAATCCCCAATTCTCGCGCTACGTCACGAATGTTTTGCCCGTCCTTCACCCGCTTTACCGCCAGCGTCCTGAACTCCGTCGTGTATTCCTGCTTCGGTATCTTCAACATCGCTTTCCTTCCTTTTAGTCGAGTTTACACACGACCTCATGGAAGACGAAATTCCGGGGGAACCTCAGTTATACCGGTACCGCTAATTGGGGACCCTCGCACCGGCGATGGATCAGCTCATACTCGTTTCCAAGTCACTGGCAGCAACTGGCCTTCGACGAACACCGTCGCACGATCGAGGACAGGCTCGCGCAATGTGAGCGTCTCGAGGTGGCGCTGCGCGAGGCCGTGCCCGAATGGCGCTTTTATCCGGCCGTGCTGGGCCTTCAGGCCATGCGTGGCATACAGTTCACCACTGCGATCGGAATGCTTTCGGAGCTCGGAGACCTGTCACGCTTTGAGCATCCGCGCCAGCTGATGGCATGGCTGGGCGTCACCCCCTCGGAATACTCTTCCGGAGAGCGGGGTCGTCAAGGAAGCATTACGAAAACCGGCAACAGTTACGCCCGCAAACTGCTCGTCGAGGCCGCCTGGAGCTACCGGTTTCCTGCACGTGTGAGTACAGATATCCAGCGTCGACAGGAAGGTATCCCCAAGCCCATTACCGATCGAGCCTGGGACGCACAGCTGCGGCTGTGCCGGCGATATCGCAAACTGGCAGAGCGCGGAAAGAATGCGAACATCGCGGTGGTTGCCGTGGCCCGTGAACTCGCAGGTTTTATCTGGGACATTGGCCGACTGTCAATGTCCCAGGCTGTACCGGACGGTGCCCAGCCCACACACCAGCTTCATCATGCCGGCCACTGAAAAGCAGCAATCTGAAGAAGTTTCCTGAAGGCGGCGTAGCCCGGCACACGAGTAACCCGCGCTCCGGCTATGCAGCGGTTGTCATCCGATTTGCGGCTTCAGATAGCGGCAGGCTCATTGGGCGGAACACTGTAATGCGGTAACCAACCCGCGGATATCAGGGTGATCCACCGTCGAGACTTAAA is a window from the Burkholderia sp. PAMC 26561 genome containing:
- a CDS encoding helix-turn-helix domain-containing protein, whose product is MATDRRKEDKHRALRQQASFNPRPDAVTHPLFQDEEFFDPHDLLQVKYEMLRAVHVDRRPISEAARAFGFSRPSFYQAQAAFEQGGLAGLIPQKTGPRSGHKLTPAVMEFLNRARVAEPTVRAERLASLVHQNFGVQVHPRSIERQFLRQKKP
- a CDS encoding DUF5372 family protein, with amino-acid sequence MSDAGSRRFQVTHPYHPLRLQEFELVLHAQNWHEDRVWFHDANGRLRALPASWTSVVGEDPFNVIAAGRALFRVEELLELGRLIATLEP